From a single Corynebacterium kroppenstedtii DSM 44385 genomic region:
- the rplE gene encoding 50S ribosomal protein L5, with the protein MSENYTPRLKTRYRSEIRETLNKEFEYANVMQIPGVTKVVVNMGVGDAARDSKLINGALNDLTLITGQKPQIRRAKKAIANFKLREGMPIGARVTLRGDRMWEFLDRLLTVALPRIRDFRGLSDKQFDGHGNYTFGLSEQSMFYELDVDKIDRPRGMNITVVTSATNNEEGRALLRELGFPFKK; encoded by the coding sequence ATGAGCGAGAACTACACCCCCCGTTTGAAGACTCGGTACCGCAGCGAGATTCGTGAGACCCTGAATAAAGAGTTCGAGTACGCGAATGTCATGCAGATTCCGGGTGTCACCAAGGTCGTTGTCAACATGGGTGTTGGCGACGCTGCTCGTGACTCCAAGTTGATCAACGGCGCACTGAACGACCTCACCCTGATCACCGGTCAGAAGCCCCAGATCCGCCGCGCGAAGAAGGCTATCGCTAACTTCAAGCTGCGTGAAGGCATGCCGATCGGTGCTCGCGTCACTCTCCGTGGCGACCGTATGTGGGAATTCCTCGACCGCCTTCTGACGGTTGCTCTCCCACGCATTCGTGACTTCCGCGGTCTGTCGGATAAGCAGTTCGACGGACACGGTAACTACACCTTCGGTCTGTCCGAGCAGTCCATGTTCTACGAGCTGGATGTGGACAAGATCGACCGTCCCCGCGGCATGAACATCACGGTCGTGACGTCCGCAACGAATAACGAAGAGGGCCGTGCTCTGCTGCGCGAGCTGGGCTTCCCCTTCAAGAAGTAA
- the rplX gene encoding 50S ribosomal protein L24 encodes MKIHKGDTVIVISGPDKGAKGKVIEAYPKRDKVLVEGVNRIKKHVANSAPERGAESGGIVTQEAPIHVSNVMIIDADGNPTRVGYRFDENGKKVRISRRTGKDI; translated from the coding sequence ATGAAGATCCATAAGGGCGATACCGTCATCGTCATCTCTGGCCCGGACAAAGGCGCAAAAGGGAAGGTTATTGAGGCCTACCCGAAGCGCGACAAGGTCCTGGTTGAGGGTGTTAACCGTATCAAGAAGCATGTCGCTAATTCAGCACCGGAGCGCGGTGCGGAGTCGGGTGGAATTGTCACCCAGGAAGCTCCCATCCACGTCTCTAACGTGATGATCATCGATGCTGACGGTAACCCGACACGTGTTGGTTACCGTTTCGACGAGAACGGCAAGAAGGTCCGTATCTCCCGACGTACCGGGAAGGACATTTAA
- the rplN gene encoding 50S ribosomal protein L14 codes for MIQQESRLRVADNTGAREILCIRVLGGSTRRFAGIGDVIVATVKEATPGGNVKAGDIVKAVIVRAKKETRRPDGSYIRFDENAAVLIRNDNEPRGTRIFGPVARELRDKKFMKIVSLAPEVL; via the coding sequence GTGATTCAGCAGGAATCGCGTTTGCGAGTCGCCGATAACACGGGTGCACGGGAAATCTTGTGCATCCGTGTGCTCGGTGGTTCCACACGCCGCTTCGCTGGTATTGGTGATGTCATCGTTGCCACCGTGAAGGAAGCAACCCCCGGCGGAAACGTCAAGGCCGGCGACATCGTCAAAGCCGTTATTGTCCGCGCGAAGAAAGAAACCCGCCGCCCGGACGGCTCTTACATTCGTTTCGACGAGAACGCTGCCGTTCTTATCCGTAACGACAATGAGCCACGTGGTACGCGTATTTTCGGGCCAGTTGCCCGCGAGTTGCGCGACAAGAAGTTCATGAAGATTGTCTCGCTCGCCCCGGAGGTGCTCTAA
- a CDS encoding siderophore-interacting protein, translated as MKRNSRHHDIYPISLREITVSRVEDITPGMRRITFTSDQFDAHQQGDVHVPEMISTGFDDDVRLIFPHPETGERPAPRALGDGRLEWIAEINELFRTYTVRRWDADACEVDIDFARHGSGLAEAWSESVAPGDSIYMAGPKNCGALPEGVDWMLLAGDETALPAIGRCVETYPSLKAVAVIEVTTPDRIQKLNIPSPDVDLHWVVRSQGQNLGEALESLDWPEGTPYVWCAGEAGQLRRIRKLVKERGIKPENTQIVGYWRDGNASASKATSTIAAYNRLSEMADIAPAFAVRAAAETGIFTAIDAGLTTPEPLAEKTGITSDRLVRFMRYLAALELVTIEHEESACADQSSADQSANATVTYGLTPVGMELADPTSPAGGYLSGFGSMPAMSFIHVGQGLRTGNPVQLGTSGRTMSEWQDAKPELGTRLAVGANLRMGWVAPAVVAGLDLGDASSALTLGPGAAVLADELTRTNPSLTVTIVDRPEHEDLNMAEINDSRRSRVSHTTASHTASAASATPDQLDIPQADVAVVHDPWGSNGPINGPGVIANLKDTVSLIVVVTQVLADDGSGDEEDYEADIQRMLVSGASIPTEREVRGALHGAGFEVESRQPVGWGPIRFVARRVG; from the coding sequence ATGAAACGCAATAGCCGTCACCACGACATTTACCCGATTTCTTTACGCGAGATCACGGTGAGCCGCGTGGAAGACATCACCCCGGGGATGCGGCGTATCACGTTCACCAGTGACCAGTTCGACGCCCACCAGCAGGGCGACGTGCACGTCCCCGAGATGATCAGCACAGGTTTCGACGATGATGTGCGTTTGATTTTCCCCCACCCGGAGACAGGGGAGCGGCCAGCCCCCAGGGCGTTGGGCGATGGCCGCCTGGAATGGATCGCGGAGATCAACGAGCTATTCCGCACGTACACCGTGCGCCGATGGGATGCCGACGCCTGCGAGGTGGATATCGATTTCGCCCGCCACGGGTCCGGCCTGGCTGAGGCATGGTCGGAGTCCGTCGCGCCGGGCGACAGTATCTATATGGCGGGCCCGAAGAATTGCGGGGCCCTCCCCGAGGGGGTGGATTGGATGCTCCTGGCCGGGGACGAGACCGCGCTGCCCGCCATCGGCCGTTGCGTAGAGACCTACCCCTCGTTAAAGGCGGTCGCGGTTATCGAGGTCACTACGCCGGACCGCATTCAGAAGTTGAACATTCCATCCCCCGACGTGGACCTGCACTGGGTCGTGAGGTCCCAGGGTCAGAACCTTGGCGAAGCGCTCGAATCCTTGGACTGGCCCGAGGGCACCCCGTACGTCTGGTGCGCCGGCGAGGCCGGCCAACTCCGCAGGATCCGCAAGCTCGTCAAAGAACGCGGCATCAAGCCCGAGAACACCCAGATCGTGGGCTATTGGCGGGACGGCAACGCCTCCGCCAGCAAGGCTACCAGCACCATCGCTGCCTACAACCGTCTCTCCGAGATGGCCGATATCGCCCCGGCCTTCGCCGTCCGCGCCGCCGCCGAGACTGGCATTTTCACCGCAATCGACGCGGGCTTGACCACCCCCGAGCCTCTGGCCGAGAAAACCGGCATTACGTCTGACCGCTTGGTGAGGTTCATGCGGTACCTTGCCGCCCTGGAGCTGGTCACCATCGAGCACGAAGAAAGCGCGTGCGCAGATCAATCCTCCGCAGACCAGTCCGCTAACGCCACGGTGACATACGGCCTTACTCCCGTGGGCATGGAGTTGGCCGACCCGACCTCGCCCGCAGGCGGCTACCTATCGGGCTTCGGCTCTATGCCCGCGATGTCCTTCATCCACGTGGGCCAAGGTTTGCGCACCGGGAACCCCGTCCAGCTGGGCACCTCCGGCCGCACGATGTCCGAGTGGCAAGACGCCAAGCCGGAGCTGGGAACCCGCTTAGCAGTGGGCGCGAATCTCCGCATGGGGTGGGTGGCCCCCGCCGTGGTGGCGGGCTTGGACCTGGGCGACGCGTCCTCGGCGCTGACGCTCGGCCCTGGTGCGGCCGTGCTTGCCGATGAGCTCACACGCACTAACCCGTCCCTCACGGTTACGATTGTGGATCGACCCGAGCACGAGGACCTCAATATGGCGGAGATCAATGATTCCCGACGCTCCCGGGTCTCCCACACGACCGCGTCGCACACAGCATCCGCCGCGTCCGCCACGCCGGATCAACTCGACATCCCCCAAGCCGATGTTGCCGTTGTTCATGATCCGTGGGGCTCCAATGGGCCGATAAATGGCCCTGGTGTTATAGCCAATCTTAAAGACACTGTGTCGTTAATCGTTGTGGTAACCCAAGTTCTTGCCGACGACGGCTCAGGCGATGAAGAAGACTATGAGGCGGACATCCAACGCATGTTGGTATCGGGCGCATCGATTCCCACGGAGCGGGAAGTCCGAGGCGCATTACACGGCGCCGGCTTCGAAGTAGAGAGCCGTCAGCCGGTCGGATGGGGGCCGATTCGGTTTGTTGCCCGCAGGGTTGGATGA
- a CDS encoding ABC transporter substrate-binding protein, whose product MKRSLVRPMPLIALTLAGSLVLGACSNDDDSSSDSTAADSTSQSASEGAKDSSDAKEVTIKHAWGEDTYPVKPKKVVAMGTSVDNLLALGITPDVVVQSPDDAQNAKWKNDKLKDVKKIDADPRELPVEKIAAEKPDFIVGDFYRINEDAYNKLKEVAPTLPGMGQDPQLIGWKPQLEALGKIYQDEDKVKDVEKKDTEAFENAKKDLKGLEGKSALVVQHRNGNFGVITDEANPANQFFSDLGMKLPAGYTDGSIPTQQGRAMISPENIDKLTADFMVLFAADGMDAVRAVSGYDDLKQVKSGATVEDNKAVSSALYVPSSLSREWALKEIKPELKKVSENKSDSKDDSNK is encoded by the coding sequence GTGAAGCGTTCACTTGTTCGCCCTATGCCCTTGATCGCTCTGACGTTAGCCGGTTCGTTGGTTCTGGGTGCGTGCTCGAATGATGACGATAGTTCCAGCGATTCCACTGCCGCAGATTCAACCAGCCAGAGCGCGTCCGAGGGTGCAAAGGATTCGTCGGATGCCAAGGAAGTCACGATTAAGCACGCCTGGGGTGAAGACACCTACCCGGTGAAGCCGAAGAAGGTTGTCGCGATGGGTACCTCGGTTGATAACCTCCTCGCCCTGGGCATTACCCCCGACGTTGTTGTTCAGAGCCCGGATGATGCTCAGAACGCTAAGTGGAAGAACGATAAGCTCAAGGACGTCAAGAAGATCGACGCCGATCCCCGCGAGCTGCCGGTAGAGAAGATTGCCGCCGAGAAGCCCGATTTCATTGTCGGCGATTTCTACCGCATCAACGAGGACGCCTACAACAAGCTCAAGGAAGTTGCCCCCACTCTTCCGGGTATGGGCCAGGATCCGCAACTGATCGGTTGGAAGCCGCAGCTGGAGGCCCTGGGCAAGATCTACCAGGATGAGGACAAGGTCAAGGACGTCGAGAAGAAGGACACCGAGGCCTTCGAGAACGCGAAGAAGGACTTGAAGGGTCTGGAAGGTAAGTCGGCCCTGGTGGTTCAGCACCGCAATGGGAACTTCGGTGTGATTACCGACGAGGCCAACCCAGCCAACCAGTTCTTCAGTGACCTGGGAATGAAGCTGCCGGCCGGGTACACGGACGGTTCGATCCCGACTCAGCAGGGCCGCGCCATGATTTCCCCGGAGAACATTGACAAGTTGACTGCGGACTTCATGGTTCTGTTCGCTGCCGACGGGATGGACGCGGTGCGCGCTGTTTCGGGCTACGACGACCTGAAGCAGGTCAAGAGCGGTGCCACGGTTGAGGACAATAAGGCTGTGTCCTCCGCGCTGTATGTTCCGTCCTCCCTGTCCCGCGAGTGGGCGTTGAAGGAAATCAAGCCGGAGCTGAAGAAGGTCTCGGAGAACAAGTCCGATTCCAAGGATGACTCCAATAAGTAA